The genomic interval CGGAAGTGTGTGAGTTGACTCTAAGggcagaaaaaacacacaatcaCGCTGACATTTTCAGTTGTCACTGCAGGGATAACTGAAATTCAGACTCAGAGCTAATCTTTCTTAGGACAAAAGCCAGCAGGATGTGAAACAGCACATgcataaaagcaacagaaaacctGTTCTGACAAACTGACAgatcattattattatagaaGTATATTCTTATCCGGGGCCCTTGCTTGCCTTTCTCTGTCGCCCTGCATGACTGCTCATTTTATAAACCTTCACTGGTTGGGATGGGATTCTCAGTCTTTAAAGATTCCCCATTTTTTCTCCAAAAGTAAAGATAGTCATTGTGGGCAAAAACAGACAActggacatgtctccaaaaatgaAGGTCTTTGTCCCTTAGTTTGCTAActttaatctggctttttatgttgcttttggagtaatggcttcttcctctctgagtggcctttcagacCATGTTGGAACTCGCTTCACTCTGGATAATGGCCAAAATTATCCGCTTCTTTCACCATCTATGCTTTCGTTCTGGGATTCTTTCTGGAATTTATGTTTTTGACATAGAACCCATTTTCTTCCTGAACaatatgatggctggacatgaTGTTTGTAACGGCATTTAACTGTTTGAAGAGGTGAATGGGGATCTTTTAGGCTTCTGGAAGTTGTACCCAATGATGTTTCAGACTTGGAGGTCCATGAcactcttcctgatatcttgccCCGATTTCTTTTCCTGATTTCTGATTTCTAGCAGCGAGTTCAAGGTGttcccttaaaatacatcctcAGATGTCCCTCTATTGAACTCAGATGTTATGAATTCATCTATGAGAAGCTTACAAAGCAATGACATCATTATGTGTGCCTTTCCCAATAGTTTAAAGGAATAGTAATCTTGGTGTATGTAGACTTcggaatttgaagaaagtaattaACGGTTCTCCACATCTCCCACACCTGCAGACACAGACCATGACCAGTTTCctacaaaaatctaaaatagcCTGTTATTTCCATCTTCTCCAGATGCTCCAGTTTCTCCTTCTGTGTCAGTCGATTCCTCAGGTGACATATTTGAAGGCAAGCCAGCAACACTGAGGTGCAGGAGTCAAGCTAATCCACCCGCTTACTACACTTGGTACAAGAAGACTAAAACTTCAGCTCTTCAACATGTTAGTGAAGATTCACAGCTTTTCCTGAGCTCCATCCAATTGTCTGACTCTGGAGATTACTGCTGTGTAGCCAAGAACCAGTTGGGGGAAAGCCAATCTAAATATCTTAATGTTGATGTGAAATGTAAGTAATCCAGCTGGTTTGActacaaattttgttttttaagattgTGCATCAGTTTAACCCAGGGAAATCCCTTCTGTCGTATTTAGGCTGTAGGTCTACATCTCCTTTCCAGGTTGTAGATTATGACTCGCTTTCACTGGCAGAGTAGAGGTTCTAGAACTCTAGCTCTTGGCTACTTTCCATGTACAGTAATAACAAGTCTCTCGACACATTGTCAGACGTTTCTCCTTTTCTCTTAGATGCTCCAAAGCGTGCAGATGTGTCACAGAGTCACAGGGAAGTAGTGGAGGGTGTTTCAGTAAATCTGACCTGTAGCAGTGATGGTAACCCAGCACCTAATTACAGTTGGTACAAAGACAACCAAATTATGCTTCAAGGACAACAAGGTGTGTATCAATTAACTTCTGTCAGGTCTGAGGACAGCGGCATCTACCATTGTCAAGCTGAGAACCAATATGGACTGATCAGCTCTTCATCTGTCCATATAAATGTGGAGTGTAAGTACAAAATTGGTACCATCAGAAAGTTTGtctaaatacttttgcataaCCTTGACAGAGGAACCAAACTTGTAATATTACTGATTATATCCTGGAATGCCTAAGTCACCCCAAACCACCAGCACCAGTTTTAAATCAGACCtttagagacttttttgtaTGGAGCCTTGTAACAAAGATGCAGTTTGTTCCAACTATTATACTAAACTGCATTATACTGTATATGCAATGAATtccaatttttaaaatgtgaagcttatttttaaaaacatgtaaaattttGTTAATATTTACTACCACTCTTCTGACATATGATTTTTAAATTAGGCTGCTTGATAAAAAGTTGCTCTAAACATGAAGCATTTTTATGTTCCTTCTCCTCCAGATTCTCCAAGGCTTCCCTCTGTGTCTGTGAATCCTCCTGGTGAGATAGCAGTGGGTGGTTCAGTGAACTTGATCTGCAGCAGTGTTGCTAACCCAGCAGCTACCTATACCTGGTACAAAGAAAGCACAACTTCACCAGCAGCATCTGGACAAATGTTCACCATTGAGGCCATCAGACATGAACATGGTGGAAATTATTACTGTCAGGCCAGAAATAGCAGAGGACACCATAACTCCACCTTATATCTGATTGTGGTTTTAAGTAAgctattttaattaattacaaTGAATATATTtactgaattaaatgttttttttcacacgTGCACACACAGGTCTTCAGCATAAGGTCTGATGgagctaaaataatatttggttcTGCAGATGATCTTCCTGAGATTGTCAaagcatgcaatgtttatgaTCCAGATGTGTAACAATCAAGAAACGGTGTGTTTGAATCCGTGTGAATATATGTCAAAGTTCTTTAAAAAAGGGGGTATTTCTCAAGGTAAATATGTTATATCTGCTATTTTAGAATTCATGAACCTTTTAATATAATCCATAATAATTTAGGAGTAGTTATTCCATTAAACAAGATTGAGATACTTTTGAAGCTTGGCTTAGATCTCGAAAATTTAGGCAGCAGCTCCAGCTAGAAGTTTGTGTTATTCAGTGCTTTTGAACTGCCACTTCTTTGAAACATATATGAAAAATAGTAGcttcttattttctttataGCTAATTAATCCGACAAGTTAGtcaaaataatcaatattttaatatattcaaTATTAAAAACTGAATTCTTTAAAGATGCTCATTTGCATCTAaagcaatacaaattaaaaatttCCCATTTCTTCAGGCTGGCACAGAacttcacacacaaaaaaatcaaaaacagacatttatctTCACTTTGAATTTTTTCTTCTCAATGTGAACCCAACTTGGCGATGAAAACAATCTAAAAACAGGCTGCCCTAAGGCCTTTACCGTACCTGAGTTAAACATCGCTTGTTTATGTCTCTGCTGACATCTGGGTCCATCGTGGTGTGCATATAACAGTCTGTGGTACATCGTCTCGGTGTGACCTCTGTAAGGATTAAGGTAGCATGGGGGAGGGGGTTGAACTGAGAATATGCAGGATGTGGTCCAAATAAGCGGCTTCAAGAAGAGCGGGTCTTTGGAGATTATGATAGAGCTGTCATGTGAAAGGCTTTTAGACGGACTACATTCTGCTGTCTATACACATCTAGGCTATGTTTGCAAATTGCTTTACCTGTATTGTATCAGCTGGTACACGCCATGTGTGTGAATTACACCTTGTTGTTCCATATCCTTTGGCAGATCCTCACTGTTAGCTGGCTGGAAGTTTATACTTTTTATGCCAACTGCTAAAACAAGAAAGTCAAAGAaccatttaatttattaattctgTGACTTCCTACTTCAACTTCcctttaatattgttttatgtaTTAATTTCCTTACTGGCCTGGCACTTTCCTGTCCATTTGCATGTTTCTATTTCTGGGAGTGTTAGGTAttcattaaatgtttatttaattttatcccTTTATCCTAGGTTCAGCTACAACTGCTGTTGCTGGATCCATCACTTTTATATTCctctttggtttatttttgtctgcCTTTATCATTTTTAGGTAAGCAGTTTAATTGTACTTCTTTACGGCTGTTGAATATCTTGTGATTCTTTCTTTTGCTAATTGATTTcctgatttgtatttttatagaaaAAAGATGGCTTCAAGGCAAACTTCTGAGACCAGAGAGAGACCAGGAGTTATCTGGACAAACCACTCGGGTGTTAGTCTTCCTTTACATTAACACTTGAACAATGCTCGtagtcgtactcgtcgtcttccgcttatccgggaccgggtcacgggggcagcagactcaccaGAGACACCcggacatccctctccccagacacctcctccagctcctccggggggagcccaaggtgttcccaggtcagccgagagacatagtccctccagcgtgtcctgggccgtatTCTGGGCcatgggacgtgcctggaacacctccagaggaagacgtccaggaggcatccagtatagatgcccgagccatctcaactggctcctcttgatgtggagcaGCACCGGCTCTACACCGAGCCCCTCcgggatggccgagctcctcaccctatctctaagggagtgcccgggcaccctacggaggaagctcatttcagccgcttgtatccgggatctcgttctttcggtcatgacccaaagttcatggccataggtgagggtaggaacttagaccgaccggtaaatcgagagcttcgctttttggctcagctctctcttcaccacaacggaccggcacagtggccccattactgcggcagccgcaccgatccatctgtcgatctcccgctctattcttccctcactcatgaacaagaccccgagatacttggaGGAGGAGCTGagcttcatcccagccgcttcacactcggctgcgaaccgccacagcgcatgctgtaggtcttggctagagggggccagcaggaccacgtcatctgcaaaaagaagagacgaaatccactggtccccaaaccagaccccctccggcccttggctgcgtctagaaatcctgtccataaaaattatgaacaggaccggtgacaaagggcagccctgctggagtccaacatgcaccgggaacaggtccgacttggtgccggcaatgcggaccaaactcctgctccgctcgtacagggttCGGATgggccctaataaagggcccccaattccatactcctggagcaccccccacagggcatcatgagggacatagtcgaatgctttcttcaggtccacaaaacacatgtgaaccagttgggcaaactcctatgaaccctcgagtaccctgtagagggcatagagctggtccagtgttccacggccgggacgaaaaccacactgctcctcctgaagccgaggttcgactatcggccggactctcctctccaataccctggcgtaggccttaccagggaggctgaggagtgtgatccccctgtagttggaacacccCTGTctaccagtccagaggcactgtccccgaccaccacgcaatgttgaaggggcgtgtcaaccatgacagccccacaacatccagagatttgaggtactcagggcggatctcatccaccccgaaGCCTTGTCACcggagtccccagcctctgtttccaccagggaatgcgtgatggcaggattgaggagatcctcaaaatactccttccactgtccgataatgtcctcagtcgaggtcagcagcctcccacccccactataaacagtgttggcgaagcactgctccCCCTTCCTGAGgtgctggacggtttgccagaatctcttcgaggccaaccggtagtccttttccatggcctcaccgaactcctcccaggagtttttgcctctgccacagcccgggccgcagcacgcctTGCCTCATGGTTCCCGTCAGCTGCCtctggagtcccacaagccaaccacagcagataggactccttcttcagcttgacagcaacCCTTACTGCCcttgtccaccaccaggttctgggattgccgccacgacaggcaccgcagaccttacggccacagctacgggcagcagcatcgtcgatagatgcggagaacatggtccattcgaactctatgtctccaagATCCCCCGGaatcaggctccttcccccccagcgaggtgacattccacgtccctagagccagcctaagcatccggggattgggccgctgaggtctccaccttcgtccgccacccaatcctctttgcactggtccctcacggttcctccTGCAGGTTCGGgattggcctggccgggtcccacgaggagcaatccggccaccaggcgctgtCCGGTGAGTCCCgaacccaggcctggctccagggagggaccccggctccgccgtaccgggcgacgtcgcGTGCCTCGATATATTAGTCCTCATGAaagattcttgaaccgctctttttctgacccgtcacctagagcctgtttgctatgggagaccctaccaggggcatttgagccccagacaacatagcctctaggatcatttgagcgctcaaacccctccaccactttaaggtggcggttcaaggaagGGCTAAGTTAGTCCTAAGTTAGTCTGTCAGTTTATGGGAGGCTGTGGTTCTGCAGGGGAGTTTTGTTGGGGCTGGGCTAATATCAGTTCTTTAGATGGCTTCATAATATCAGCAACATTACTTTGCTCTTCTGAATGCACTATTTGTCATCAGCAGAACTCGGGCCAACAGCTGGAGACTCTATCAACTGCAGCACCCAGAATCAACAGATCAACAGATGAAGATAACCTTTACTATACTAGTGTAGTTTTCTCTAAAACTCAAGACGAACCTCTCTACTCCAACTTCATGCCAGCTGAAGCCAAAACGCCTCAAGAGGAGGAGGTAGATGTGGAGTATTCAACAGTTGTTATCAGGGGCACATCTAGGTGGGTCAGAATGTTGCTTTCTTTAAATCAATATGTTCACACATCTTATCCTTACAAATGCGTGTTTGTCCCTTTGCAGTATCAGCAGTCATGATGCTTCCGAGGAATCATGTGCACTGTACAGCACAGTCAGCAAAGTCAACGGATTATAAACAACAATACATCTGTGACTCCTGTCCAGTATTTTACCCACTAGTATTTGTTTCCTTTTCAGTTTATCAGAAAGCAAAAAAAGTAGATTATCTAACAACAAATGAGGTAAGATGGTTGCATTAACACTGTACTAGTATACATATACTCACCAGAacctctggtacactttgctaaTACCAGGATGGGCCCCTTTTGCAGAATTGCCATAATTTGTTGTGGCAAAAATTTAACAAGGTGTCAGAACATTCCTTTGAGGTTTTGGTCCACGATGACATGATAACATCACACAGTTCCTGAACATGTGCTGGTTGTATTTCCATGATGCAAATATCTTGTTCCCCCAAATCCCAGAGGTTctttattggattgagatcttgTGACTGTGGCAACCACCAGAGTGAACTCAGTGAACTCACTGTCATGTTTGAGAAACCAACTTGAGATAATTTGAGCTTTGTGGGATTATCCTGCTAGAAGGAGCCATTAGAAGATGGTACATTGTGTCATAAAAGGATGGACATGGCCAGCATCAATACTCAGGaactggtactaaggggcccaaactCTGCCAAGAAACTAactcccacaccattacaccagcAGCAGGCTGAATTGTTGATACAAATCAGGATGCgttcatgctttcatgttgttttcacCAAACTCTGAATTTACTATCTAAATGTCACAGCTAGAATTGTGTATCATTGGACCAGGCAGCAAAATTTCCAATTagttttttaattcaaattttCTAATTTGGGTGAGCCTTCATTGTAGAATTGAATTCCTGCTCAGTTTCCAGTTTGTAGCTCAAAGGAGAAGATCCCAGTGGCCTTTTCCCGCTCTGCGTCCAGAGATCAAATTGTTTCTTTACGGATCATATGTCAAAATGTGGACCATGTTATTAGCAGACCATATGGGGAATGGTCTGTAAAGAGTAGATATGATTGTTTGTGTGAAAACCTCAGTAGATTAGCAGTTTCTGAAACATTAATACAAGCTTCTTTGGCAACAGCAACCATATTATATTTACTTAAGTAACTTAAATCTCCTTTCTTTTCCATTCTGATGCTTTTATCTTCAACAAGTCGATTTCACCAGGTCTGGCTTCCTACGTGCATTGAGTTTCTGCCATGAAATCATCCAAATCACTATTAGCGTTGTGAAGAAATtcaacaggtgtacctaataaagtggccagtgagtgagATGTTTGTGAATCTCATTAACTACACAGATTTGTACGGCTGAGCTTAagtctttgttttatgtttattttttattgacatGATTGCTCTTGTTTTACTAAgctgttaaataaatatatatttattagacAATTATTGTCCCTATATTTCCTTTACCATGATGGCTACATGCTTGTTTAGGACTTGGGGAATTaacaaaatctaaatgaaaCTGGCAATACAATTTTCTATGAGTTTTACAGAAAAATACCCCAAAAAACATCATGTTCAACATTGCTCCAGATTTAAagtatttctttaatttgaccGATATTTTTTTGCTGGCTGGGGGTAATATTAACACTTCGGATTGACCCCGGTCCGAATCCCGTCTTGAATCtggtagagaatctgtggagggagctaaatatTAGGATGATGACAAGAAGGACTTCCCAACTCAGAGACTTGGAGCTCTCCACCAAGGATAAACAATCAAAGACCAGTCCGCAGCCTCCAGAACGTCTGGAGAACGAAAATCCTGTAGTGAATTTTGAGTTGGTAGCCGCCGAGTCGACCGAGGGGCACCGGGAGGTGGATCAACGCGTTCCGACATACAGTGTGAACGAACACACAGGTGAGACAGAACCAACTAAGTAGGCGTTTTGTAGAGGCCTGATAATAAACAAGggtgtgtgtatgaatgcagAATCACATGATACACTCAGTGAGACAACCCGAAACCTTGCTGGtgttaacataaagttgttgaTTGCTGAGATGTGTCATGGGGAATTCTGATTTGGACATTAGGTGCCATCAAATCTCATTCTAAAACTCCTGCAATCTCCGAGAGTAGAACTCAATGCGGAAAACCGGATCAAAACTAGGTGTTTGATAGAAGCCTGTTTTCCGGGAGATGTTGGGGGCCCGTTGATgaattctgttttgatttgatggtacaaaaaaaaaatatatatatatatatatatgtgttagataaaaaaaaaaaagagcggagtccaaataataataataaactagagtaaataggataaaagtatataaaataaagcacagagaataaaataaatagtgccaatataaattaatagaagTAGAACTCAGTTCTTAACAATagttttaatagttttgttgtggaatttccttatcaaagtgtgagagaagttgactcacaacaagagaaaatccggactttgtctttataagttttattcaaaggcattaagcatttgaagaccctgtcaccaagcaagtcagttagGCAGAGCCACGAacaccatttacacacagtatttataccaaacatgacggtgttatctcaacttcaaagagtctgtgttttatggtcCTAGACCCTCCTtgagttcagaggtgacaaagttatctacgaacagacccatctgcactttctgaggcatcaccctaaagcatgggttttaaccattaaacttctgataatggctttacagcttcctcctctaacacggatgttctgaggagtgaggtaacctaaaggtcatacactttggaacacttaataaaagaatttccattacaactcctttcttctgattacaagataatcacaactaaaggaaaattcttcaaaaccatcacccctctcagctaacagataatccaaagcctgtttagtttgcaaactcatcgttctaagagcttgctgctccttggtcagaacagtgaaaccttcctctctaataatgggctgattgaattataagttgtgactgtaggtagtaagtgagctagataacatactccagaccaattagcaggcagatacagatatgatctatttccacacatccaaaccatgttcttagggcATGAGttctgttggatgggtgcaaaaacttgttatcactcatgtaaaaactttgtgttgcaaggcacctgcactatgccttcctccctgtgtgtgtgagatcattgttatctttgtgagaaccagcctcctttctgtctcacacacacacaccctgtctgtctgaactgtctgttgaactgtgcatataaatagagagatagggtgtcaaaaactttgtagtttcactgcaaagtgggctacccttgctgcaagtaactatgactgtatcgttcttacctctgagttgactaaataatacctaacatttattggtccttcgaagccggattaattcaataaccttatttctctttgctttaacagtgactctgggatccgtgggggaagcctgacgtcgagcgaagcaccgctgcacagcctcctttagccggagtggctgaaagtcccggtgtgtgtgaattcacacctggccagtgggttatcgccttcctcggcgcggggtgactctcacagggtacagagagtcaccaagaagtcaactccgaggtgagacagttttaaaatacagttcataggaaaagtacttaacagtcgttggtagtgcgtcgccggtaaggacgctgcattcggatggttttattccaccgtgaaaggaatcgtgtcaaatttggtacaatcccgccgtgaaggggattaaagaaaacgactgaggattattctcctgcttgggcacacacacacgctcacacacacccacacacacattcatggattactatctttgtaaggacttttcattgacttccattcattttcattcgtttctatggcctaaacctgacccaaCCCCTAACTCTTTGACCATCTtaataggaggcaactactggcggccattttgtgttgagtacttaaacagcatgtactgctgttccaacagctggacaacagtgattaaatttaaaaggcaatttcatagaccttggcatataggctgttagcgcatcagaacctggaacaaatctccatcagaaccagttaggaaccctccatcagaaccagacccaaactccagcagaaccaggaacaaatctccatcagaacctggaacaaatctccatcagaaccagttaggaaccctccatcagaaccagacccaaactccagcagaaccaggaacaaatctccatcagaacctggaacaaatctccatcagaacctggaacaaatctccatcagaaccagttaggaaccctccatcagaaccagacccaaactccagcagaaccaggaacaaatctccatcagaacctggaacaaatctccatcagaactagttaggaaccctccatcagaaccagacccaaactccagcagaaccaggaacaaatctccatcagaacctggaacaaatctccatcagaacctggaacaaatctccatcagaaccagttaggaacccttcatcagaaccagacccaaactccagcagaaccaggaacaaatctccatcagaacctggaacaaatctccatcagaaccagttaggaaccctccatcagaaccagacccaaactccagcagaaccaggaacaaatctccatcagaacctggaacaaatctccatcagaacctggaacaaatctccatcagaaccagttaggaaccctccatcagaaccagacccaaactccagcagaaccaggaacaaatctccatcagaacctggaacaaatctccatcagaactagttaggaaccctccatcagaaccagacccaaactccagcagaaccaggaacaaatctccatcagaacctggaacaaatctccatcagaacctggaacaaatctccatcagaaccagttaggaacccttcatcagaaccagacccaaactccagcagaaccaggaacaaatctccatcagaacctggaacaaatctccatcagaaccagttaggacccctccatcagaaccagacccaaactccatcagaaccaggaggaattctgtatcaggaccagttagtcatccactatcagaaccaggtccaaactcaatcagaaccaggaggaaccttctatctgaaccaggtccaaactccttcagaacctggcaaaaagctccatcagtacatggaaagaaaaactccatcagaactaaatccaaactccatcaaaaccaggagcaattctccatcaggaccagttagtcacccactatcagaaccaggtccaaactcagtcagaaccagaaagaaacctctatcagaaccagttccaagaagcatcagaacctggaataaatctccaccagaactggacccgagctccatcagaaccagttagggaccctccaccagaaccagacccaaactccatcagaaccaggaggaattctgtatcaggaccagttagtcacccaatatcagaaccagaaagaaacctctattagaaccagttcagaaatccatcagaacctggagaaaatctccatcagaactggaccgaaactccatcagaaccaggtcaaagtctattagaaccaggtcaaacctatcagaaccaggaagaaaacttcaccagagccaggtccaaatctccttcagaatccggaggtcccttctatcagaaccatggtTCAACATTCCTGAGAACCAggcccaaactcaatcagaaccaggaggaattcttcatcagaaccagttaggaacccttcatcagaaccagacccaaactccagcagaaccaggaacaaatctccatcagaaccggacacaaactccagcagaaccaggaacaaatctctttcagaaccggacacaaactccatcagaactagttaggaaccctccatcagaaacagacccaaactccagcagaaccaggaacaaatctccatcagaacctggaacaaatctccatcagaaccagtcaggaaccctccatcagaaccagacccaaactccagcagaaccaggaacaaatctccatcagaaccggacacaaactccatcagaaccagttaggacccctccatcagaaccaggaggaattctgtatcaggaccagttagtcacccactatcagaaccaggtccaaactccttcagaacctggcaaaaagctccatcagtacaaggaaataaaaactccatcagaaccagatccaaactccatcaaaaccaggaggaattctccatctcgttcccctgtccgttctgagaaaaacggtccaagaatgatttcgatagcccttacggtttccgagttatgggcggtagttcgggagcatgcgcctccatgttaaaagcccaggccagggggagacaatagtgaggtgctgcattaaaaatgctgcaggtgtcaagttacactgacactctttgctgattggctgattcattcctcattgttctatttatagctctgtgtatctcctactgtctatgtctgtatatgattctgtctttctttctgcctctattCTCTGCGTGtctcacactcagacacacacacactcacacacacacattcatgtattactgtctttgtgaggactttccattgacttcccttcattatcttgatttctatggcctaaacctgaccctaccactaactctttgccagcgggacacacacacacacacacacacacacacacacacacatatccattgattactatctttttgaggacttCGCAtatacttccattcattttcattcgtttctatggcctaaaccttaCCCAACCCCTAActctttgaccatcttcataggaggcaactactggcggccattttgtgttgagtacttaaacagcatgtactgctgtt from Girardinichthys multiradiatus isolate DD_20200921_A chromosome 5, DD_fGirMul_XY1, whole genome shotgun sequence carries:
- the LOC124867917 gene encoding B-cell receptor CD22-like isoform X2 encodes the protein MDPLNPETLIEDSQYAGRVDVTYTTGQSNLTITNLRESDSAEYRFMFQTHRFKWGSDLHGTTLTVTALQIQVTKTSALQDTTYAELKCHSSCTPAVYHYIWFKNGQNLGHTESTYKGPINITDKISCAVSEHEEYRAPEVYAPVSPSVSVDSSGDIFEGKPATLRCRSQANPPAYYTWYKKTKTSALQHVSEDSQLFLSSIQLSDSGDYCCVAKNQLGESQSKYLNVDVKYAPKRADVSQSHREVVEGVSVNLTCSSDGNPAPNYSWYKDNQIMLQGQQGVYQLTSVRSEDSGIYHCQAENQYGLISSSSVHINVEYSPRLPSVSVNPPGEIAVGGSVNLICSSVANPAATYTWYKESTTSPAASGQMFTIEAIRHEHGGNYYCQARNSRGHHNSTLYLIVVLSSATTAVAGSITFIFLFGLFLSAFIIFRKKMASRQTSETRERPGVIWTNHSGNSGQQLETLSTAAPRINRSTDEDNLYYTSVVFSKTQDEPLYSNFMPAEAKTPQEEEVDVEYSTVVIRGTSSISSHDASEESCALYSTVSKVNGL
- the LOC124867917 gene encoding B-cell receptor CD22-like isoform X1, producing the protein MDPLNPETLIEDSQYAGRVDVTYTTGQSNLTITNLRESDSAEYRFMFQTHRFKWGSDLHGTTLTVTALQIQVTKTSALQDTTYAELKCHSSCTPAVYHYIWFKNGQNLGHTESTYKGPINITDKISCAVSEHEEYRAPEVYAPVSPSVSVDSSGDIFEGKPATLRCRSQANPPAYYTWYKKTKTSALQHVSEDSQLFLSSIQLSDSGDYCCVAKNQLGESQSKYLNVDVKYAPKRADVSQSHREVVEGVSVNLTCSSDGNPAPNYSWYKDNQIMLQGQQGVYQLTSVRSEDSGIYHCQAENQYGLISSSSVHINVEYSPRLPSVSVNPPGEIAVGGSVNLICSSVANPAATYTWYKESTTSPAASGQMFTIEAIRHEHGGNYYCQARNSRGHHNSTLYLIVVLSSATTAVAGSITFIFLFGLFLSAFIIFRKKMASRQTSETRERPGVIWTNHSGQNSGQQLETLSTAAPRINRSTDEDNLYYTSVVFSKTQDEPLYSNFMPAEAKTPQEEEVDVEYSTVVIRGTSSISSHDASEESCALYSTVSKVNGL